The Elusimicrobiota bacterium genome window below encodes:
- the pheT gene encoding phenylalanine--tRNA ligase subunit beta, whose protein sequence is MKVSHSWLSEFLPVPVSPDELLRLFPSLGFDVDSVETLGPAFSGVVIGHVLEVQKHPNADRLSLCKVSDGKETFPVVCGAPNVAAGQRVPFALPGAKLPGGLVIAKTKIRGSESMGMLCSVSELGLSGDAAGILVLGADAPVGSDAAPLLAEKDTVLEVEVTANRPDCLSIVGLARELSIHLRKAPRVPELPALKEDAALKTRPVEIREAALCRRYIGREFAGLRVGPSPGWLARRLEAVGQRPINALVDVTNYVLFEYGHPLHTFDAALLKGPVVVRRAKAGEGLKALDAKTYALTPEDLVIADDTGPVAIAGVMGGESTGVTAKTTACFLESAHFKPGSVRATSRRLGLRSESSYRFERGTDPETAARASARASELILRLCRGTAAPAVDAYPGRAELPAVRVTTAALDRVLGTKLSDAELKPVLGALAARLEEKDGGWLLHPPSWRPDLATLADVAEEVARHIGYEAIPDEPGPARLPCPQTHPVVAAAGLARRRLEGQAFHEVCTLDLVSEKVLAWTETPGPRRGDPTAPRGTGREEHDRGLPAALANPLSDDAAWLRTSLWPGLLQSALYNASRGVQNMRLFEVGRVYALREDGKGVAERTLVSGLLLGDMPLRPHWREKPRPTDFHDAKGALEDLLAGLGCADALVPCEGGSVFHPKACVGLVHDGRVAAQAGLLDPRLLAALELGGRPAAGFTLDLDALALRRRAHGRMDAISPYPTVVRDLSALFPKASPWGEISRALRAAPALQDVQIELLDVFTGKGIDASEKSLTLRFTFSKLDRTLTDEEVNASMEKIIAILQGSFSARLRS, encoded by the coding sequence GTGAAAGTCTCCCACTCCTGGCTCTCCGAGTTCCTCCCCGTCCCGGTCTCCCCCGACGAGCTCCTGCGCCTCTTCCCCTCGCTCGGCTTCGACGTGGACTCCGTCGAGACGCTCGGCCCCGCCTTCAGCGGGGTCGTCATCGGCCATGTCCTCGAGGTGCAGAAGCACCCCAACGCGGACCGGCTCTCGCTCTGCAAGGTCAGCGACGGGAAGGAGACCTTCCCCGTCGTTTGCGGCGCCCCCAACGTGGCCGCCGGCCAGCGCGTCCCCTTCGCCCTGCCCGGGGCCAAGCTCCCCGGCGGGCTCGTCATCGCGAAGACGAAGATCCGCGGCTCCGAGTCCATGGGCATGCTCTGCTCGGTCTCCGAGCTCGGCCTGAGCGGCGACGCCGCCGGCATCCTCGTGCTCGGCGCCGACGCCCCCGTCGGCTCCGACGCGGCCCCCCTCCTCGCCGAGAAGGACACGGTGCTCGAGGTCGAGGTCACCGCGAACCGCCCCGACTGCCTCTCCATCGTCGGCCTGGCCCGCGAGCTCTCCATCCATCTGCGCAAGGCCCCCCGCGTGCCGGAACTCCCGGCGCTCAAGGAGGACGCGGCGCTCAAGACCCGCCCCGTCGAGATCCGCGAGGCCGCGCTCTGCCGCCGCTACATCGGCCGCGAGTTCGCCGGCCTGCGCGTCGGCCCCTCCCCGGGCTGGCTCGCCCGGCGCTTGGAGGCGGTCGGCCAGCGCCCCATCAACGCGCTCGTCGACGTCACGAACTACGTCCTCTTCGAGTACGGCCACCCCCTGCACACCTTCGACGCGGCGCTCCTCAAGGGCCCCGTCGTCGTGCGCCGCGCGAAGGCCGGCGAGGGGCTCAAGGCGCTCGACGCGAAGACCTACGCGCTGACCCCCGAGGACCTCGTCATCGCCGACGACACCGGACCCGTCGCCATCGCCGGCGTCATGGGCGGCGAGAGCACCGGCGTCACCGCGAAGACGACGGCCTGCTTCCTCGAGTCCGCCCACTTCAAGCCCGGCTCCGTGCGCGCCACCTCGCGCCGCCTGGGCCTGCGCTCGGAGTCCTCCTACCGCTTCGAGCGCGGCACCGACCCCGAGACCGCCGCCCGCGCCTCGGCCCGCGCCTCCGAACTCATCCTGCGCCTCTGCCGCGGCACCGCCGCGCCCGCCGTGGACGCCTACCCTGGCCGCGCCGAGCTCCCGGCGGTCCGCGTCACCACCGCCGCCCTCGACCGCGTGCTCGGGACCAAGCTCTCCGACGCGGAGCTCAAGCCCGTCCTCGGCGCGCTCGCCGCCCGGCTCGAGGAAAAAGACGGCGGCTGGCTGCTCCACCCCCCCTCCTGGCGCCCCGACCTCGCGACCCTGGCGGATGTGGCCGAGGAAGTCGCCCGGCACATCGGCTACGAAGCCATCCCCGACGAGCCCGGACCGGCCCGCCTGCCCTGCCCGCAGACCCATCCGGTCGTGGCCGCCGCCGGCCTCGCGCGCCGCCGCCTCGAAGGCCAGGCCTTCCACGAGGTCTGCACGCTCGATCTGGTCTCCGAGAAGGTCCTCGCCTGGACCGAGACGCCCGGCCCGCGCCGCGGGGACCCGACCGCACCCCGCGGCACTGGCCGAGAGGAGCACGACCGCGGCCTGCCCGCGGCGCTCGCCAACCCGCTTTCCGACGACGCCGCCTGGCTGCGCACCTCGCTCTGGCCGGGCCTCCTGCAGAGCGCGCTCTACAACGCGAGCCGCGGCGTGCAGAACATGCGCCTCTTCGAAGTCGGCCGGGTCTACGCCCTCCGCGAGGACGGCAAGGGCGTCGCCGAGCGCACGCTCGTCTCGGGGCTCCTGCTCGGCGACATGCCGCTGCGCCCGCACTGGCGCGAGAAGCCGCGCCCGACCGATTTCCACGACGCCAAGGGCGCGCTCGAGGACCTGCTCGCCGGTCTCGGCTGCGCCGACGCGCTCGTCCCCTGCGAGGGCGGCTCCGTGTTCCACCCGAAGGCCTGCGTCGGGCTCGTCCACGACGGGCGCGTCGCCGCGCAGGCCGGCCTGCTCGACCCCCGCCTGCTCGCCGCGCTCGAGCTCGGCGGCCGCCCGGCCGCCGGCTTCACGCTCGACCTCGACGCGCTCGCCCTGCGCCGCCGCGCGCACGGCCGCATGGACGCCATCTCGCCGTACCCGACCGTCGTGCGCGACCTCTCCGCACTTTTCCCCAAGGCTTCGCCTTGGGGAGAGATTTCTCGTGCGTTGCGCGCAGCCCCAGCCCTCCAAGATGTCCAGATTGAACTCTTGGATGTCTTCACCGGGAAAGGCATCGACGCGAGCGAGAAGAGTCTTACGCTCCGCTTCACCTTCTCGAAACTGGACCGGACGCTCACCGACGAAGAGGTCAACGCCTCCATGGAGAAGATCATCGCCATTCTCCAGGGTTCCTTCTCCGCCCGGCTGAGAAGCTGA
- a CDS encoding RES family NAD+ phosphorylase, with translation MARRPFFPPRRQPTQSRKKKAFILERTSAEEIRRIKLFGRAYLRLTWDYYSELAFQRAQISDCLSAALLEASGEDYEFHRWQRVVKLKYGLRPLSVAGSLKDPGGRFNIGDIDQSRYQAFPALYLAGDRATALQETFGKEAVGGDDQLSFALTRPDSIVAVSISGKIDSVLDLNKPERLERFVDLIRTFEISEHLRKRAQALRVTLPCLITSVEDLIRGVLAPNWRLDSMGLDVPSPCQILGQMVANAGIAGILFPSKYSGVGCLAVYPQNFKETESWVQLDDEAPAEMAIRRIDADVWEERASDLSK, from the coding sequence ATGGCGCGGCGCCCATTCTTCCCTCCCAGACGGCAGCCTACCCAGAGTAGGAAGAAGAAGGCGTTCATCCTTGAACGAACCTCGGCAGAGGAAATCCGTAGAATCAAGTTGTTTGGTCGGGCCTATCTTCGGCTTACATGGGACTATTATTCCGAACTTGCTTTTCAGCGGGCGCAGATCAGCGACTGCCTGTCCGCAGCTTTGCTCGAAGCCTCCGGTGAGGATTATGAATTCCACCGATGGCAGCGGGTGGTCAAGCTCAAATACGGGCTTCGTCCTCTTTCGGTTGCTGGCAGCCTAAAGGATCCTGGGGGTAGGTTCAATATCGGGGATATCGACCAGAGCCGATATCAGGCTTTCCCGGCACTTTATCTGGCAGGCGATCGGGCGACTGCTTTGCAGGAGACCTTCGGGAAGGAAGCTGTCGGAGGCGACGACCAACTCTCCTTCGCCCTTACCCGCCCGGACTCGATCGTAGCCGTGTCGATCAGCGGCAAGATCGATTCCGTATTGGACTTGAATAAGCCGGAACGGCTGGAACGATTCGTCGATCTCATCCGGACCTTTGAGATATCTGAACATCTCCGCAAGAGAGCCCAGGCGTTACGGGTAACACTGCCGTGTCTCATCACCTCCGTCGAAGACCTGATAAGAGGAGTTCTCGCTCCGAACTGGCGACTTGATTCCATGGGCCTTGATGTTCCGTCCCCCTGTCAAATTCTGGGACAAATGGTCGCAAACGCCGGCATTGCCGGGATTCTGTTCCCTTCCAAGTATTCAGGTGTAGGTTGCCTCGCGGTTTACCCTCAAAATTTCAAAGAGACGGAGTCATGGGTGCAGTTGGATGACGAGGCCCCGGCTGAGATGGCGATCCGACGCATCGACGCGGATGTGTGGGAGGAACGAGCTTCAGATCTCAGCAAGTAG